The Caldisericota bacterium nucleotide sequence TCGCGGTAGGATTAGTTAATAACTAAGATATCAAAATGAGTATAACACATCTCTCTGGATACAGCATTTTATTGATTTCAAGGAAGAACGGAGTTAAGATTATTTATAATTATCTAATAGGGTAGGTTGCATCTTTGTACTGCGCTATTTGCAAAAGGAGAAATGAGATGATTCAACAATTATCGAAAACCAAAATTGGGCAAAGCTCACACCTGTGCTGGGTGTCATTTCTGCTATTTGGTTATTCTGGTTTTTCAAGCCTATAGAGTTACTTTTCTGGGCTTATGTAAATATTCCTCTTTACTTCTTTTATCAAACTGAAGAGCATCTCTGGCCAGGTGGTTTTAAAAACTTTATTAATCATGTCATCAATAACTTGCCGGAAGGCGAAGAAACCCTTAATGATGTAGATATTTTCTGGATCAATATATTATTGGTATTGGTGACCTTCATCGTTTTTGGATTATTGGCACTTGTAAATATTGGTTTCGGTCTACTCATTATTGTCTTCAGTATTATGAATTGCCTGACACATATTGTTCAGGGTGTAAGGCTTAAAAAATGGAATCCCGGGCTGGTGATGGCCAGCCTGCAATTTGTAGTTTCTATCTATGCGGCTTATTTTGTGACCGTGAATGGGCTGACCAATCCAATTATTTGGTGGGTATCAACTGTTATTTTTTCAGTGTTTGTTCATGCCGTTTTGTTTAAGTTTATATTGAAAAATTAAACTTAGACAGCCTAACCAAGCGTGCACTTGACTGGTGAGATTCGCCACGCCAAATTGTTTTAGGAGAAGTCTTGGGACAATGCTCAAATGATAGACTGTTTTATAGTGTTAGCTGCTATATGGGGTTGAGAATAGAACAAAAATATGGCAGAAAAAGGCTCATTGAACTCATAAAACACTCTCCTGAGGACTCCTTTGAAATCTTTGAAAATACCAAAAAGATCTGTTTTCAGGAGATAATTAAAAATATACTGCAAACAACAGTGTATAACAGTGCACTTGTGGTTTGCATCACTCGGACTTCTCGTATCACACATTATACGCAATTCCTGCCTCGTTTTTAAAAAAGAAAAGTATCTATATAAATTTGATTTAACTTTAATTCGATCCTTTCAAATATTAAGAGGGCAGTTAACAGCGAATACCTGGTTCCACTTCACTTTACCTAAATCGATTAAAGCCAACTTCGTGAAATGCCATTCGCCTTTATATTTGCATTATTGCTAAATTCACCCTTTTTGACATTGTTTTCATTTATCTGGATGTTATTTTCATATACAGTGTATTTGGGATAGGAAAAAGATCTTGTTATTCGCTACGAAGAAGAATGCCTTGAGTATAAGAGAAAGTGATAAAAGATGTATAATATATAGGGGCGAGTAATATGAAAATTGAAAAAATTTCAAAGTTTAAGTACTTGATAGAAAAAACAGGAAACATGAGAGTGCCTGTGTTACTTTACAGCACAGATAACCTTGTAAAACTCGTCGGTAAAGATAAGGCGCTTGAACAGCTTATCAACGTAGCAACGCTTCCGGGAATTGTAAAATGCACACTTGGTATGCCAGACATGCATCAGGGATATGCATTTCCAATCGGTGGAGTAGCCGCATTTGATTTGGAAAATGGTGTTGTTTCTCCGGGTGGAGTAGGTTTTGATATCAACTGCGGAGTGAGAGTCATAAAAACCAATCTTTCTTATAAGGATGTAAGGGGGCAACTGGATAAACTGGGAAATATACTATTTACAAATATTCCAGCTGGAGTCGGCTCTGAAGGAAAAGAAAAATTTAGTTCTGAGGAAACCAAAGACGCAATGAGACTCGGTATCCCATGGGCAAAAAATAAAGGATTTGCCTGGAAAGAAGATGAAGAT carries:
- a CDS encoding HXXEE domain-containing protein, which translates into the protein MLGVISAIWLFWFFKPIELLFWAYVNIPLYFFYQTEEHLWPGGFKNFINHVINNLPEGEETLNDVDIFWINILLVLVTFIVFGLLALVNIGFGLLIIVFSIMNCLTHIVQGVRLKKWNPGLVMASLQFVVSIYAAYFVTVNGLTNPIIWWVSTVIFSVFVHAVLFKFILKN